Proteins encoded in a region of the Bactrocera tryoni isolate S06 chromosome 4, CSIRO_BtryS06_freeze2, whole genome shotgun sequence genome:
- the LOC120773740 gene encoding septin-2-like translates to MSPFLFIFAAKTPSFDKDRDYIGFATLPEQVHRKSVKRGFEFTLMVVGESGLGKSTLINSLFLGDLYKNRVVPNVEERLEKTTRVEKKTMDIEERGVRLRLTVVDTPGFGDGINCEDSWRVCTAYIDEQFRQYFTDESGLNRRNIQDNRVHCCLYFVPPWGHSLRQMDLDLIRRLHRKVNIVLVIAKADCLTKNEVRKLKERILQDLEDNKIQLYQFPECDSDEDDDFKQQDRDLKASIPFAVVGSNTILEVAGKKVRGRQYPWGVVDVEDPEHSDFNKLRTFLISTHMQDLKDTTQDVHYENFRAQCISQISQHALRERGKLKRDSISSTNGFDAAISETDRLLLQKDEEIRRMQDMLTQMQEKLKQTHLMEMKKNDSVIDV, encoded by the exons ATGtcaccatttttatttatatttgcagcTAAAACGCCGTCATTCGATAAGGATCGTGACTACATCGGCTTTGCCACACTACCCGAGCAGGTGCATCGGAAATCAGTAAAACGTGGTTTCGAATTTACGCTCATGGTTGTCGGTGAATCAGGCCTAGGCAAGTCAACGCTGATCAATAGTCTGTTTCTCGGTGACCTATACAAAAATCGCGTAGTACCCAATGTTGAAGAGCGGCTCGAGAAAACGACGCGTGTCGAAAAGAAGACAATGGATATAGAAGAACGCGGTGTACGCTTACGCTTAACGGTAGTTGATACACCCGGTTTCGGCGACGGCATCAACTGTGAGGACAGTTGGCGCGTCTGTACCGCCTACATCGACGAGCAG TTCCGTCAATATTTCACAGACGAGAGTGGACTGAATCGTCGCAATATACAGGATAATCGTGTGCATTGTTGTTTGTACTTTGTGCCGCCGTGGGGCCACAG TCTACGCCAGATGGATCTGGATCTCATTAGGCGCCTACACCGCAAAGTCAATATAGTGCTGGTGATCGCCAAGGCGGATTGTCTGACCAAAAATGAGGTGCGCAAACTCAAGGAGCGCATACTGCAAGATCTGGAGGATAACAAAATACAGTTATATCAGTTTCCCGAATGCGATTCGGACGAAGATGATGACTTCAAACAGCAAGATCGCGATCTAAAAGCATCGATACCATTCGCCGTTGTCGGCAGCAACACGATACTTGAGGTGGCGGGCAAAAAGGTGCGCGGCCGCCAGTATCCCTGGGGTGTGGTGGACGTGGAAGATCCCGAACATAGTGATTTCAATAAATTACGCACTTTCCTTATCTCGACACACATGCAAGATCTGAAGGACACCACACAGGATGTGCACTACGAGAACTTCCGTGCACAATGCATCTCACAGATATCGCAACATGCGCTCCGAGAGCGCGGCAAATTGAAGCGCGACTCAATTAGCTCGACCAATGGTTTTGATGCGGCCATTTCGGAAACCGATCGTCTGTTGTTGCAGAAAGACGAAGAGATACGACGCATGCAGGATATGCTCACGCAGATGCAGGAGAAACTCAAGCAGACACATTTGATGGAGATGAAGAAAAACGACAGTGTCATCGATGTTTAA